Proteins from a genomic interval of Sporomusaceae bacterium:
- a CDS encoding sigma-70 family RNA polymerase sigma factor has translation MIKLLSQYLAELRKIRLLDAAEEKQLWEAYKGTGDLDSRRRLIEHYQPLVFKAALRWKADDAAIMDIIQEGTVGLIEAVESYDHTRGVAFSLYAFHRIRGRIVNFITREGKANCLYIDSPLEEEGTLTLGDALVDGAPAVAVQAERNFLVEQVRGALGRLPANEQLVLSGMYLEEREPRQLAESLDMSLSHVYRLHKQGIRRARGLLSRLMQDMKNSL, from the coding sequence ATGATCAAATTGTTGAGCCAGTATCTGGCGGAACTGAGAAAAATACGTCTGCTCGACGCCGCCGAAGAAAAGCAGCTGTGGGAGGCTTATAAGGGAACCGGCGACCTCGACAGCCGCCGGCGTCTCATTGAGCATTACCAGCCGTTGGTCTTCAAGGCCGCCCTCCGCTGGAAAGCCGATGACGCGGCGATCATGGACATCATCCAGGAAGGCACCGTCGGGCTTATCGAGGCTGTGGAAAGCTACGATCACACCCGGGGGGTGGCGTTTAGCCTGTACGCCTTCCACCGCATTCGCGGCCGCATCGTCAACTTTATCACCCGCGAGGGCAAGGCCAACTGTCTGTACATCGACAGCCCCCTGGAGGAAGAAGGAACCCTGACCCTGGGGGATGCACTGGTGGACGGCGCGCCAGCGGTAGCTGTTCAGGCCGAGCGCAATTTCCTCGTCGAGCAGGTCCGCGGCGCCCTCGGGCGCCTGCCGGCCAACGAACAGCTGGTGCTGTCCGGCATGTATCTGGAAGAGCGCGAACCGAGGCAATTGGCCGAATCTCTCGACATGAGCCTTTCGCACGTCTACAGGCTTCACAAGCAAGGCATCCGCAGGGCCCGCGGCCTGTTATCCAGACTTATGCAGGACATGAAGAATTCATTGTAG
- a CDS encoding BamA/TamA family outer membrane protein, with amino-acid sequence MKARRHFGHLLLSAVIALGIVLGSAAPSHAADLTGKRVTAVSVSGNTSVPDGDIMAVVKLKPGDTLSADKVQQDLRAIYELGNFFDVVSNFTEVPEGVKVVYTVMENPALKDIVVKGNSKVSTAKIKSMLTVNTGKVLNTKALNENARIIETYYHDQGYVLARVSDVAMTPGGVLTITINEGMLEGITVKGNEKTKTYVITREMKVKPGDTFNVKDARRSMQKVYNLGYFEDVNMKLNPGKQPNSVILETNVVEQKTGVFSIGGGYSQSDGLVGIIELGDNNFRGTGDKAKIHWEFGGSGNDGRNYELSYTRPWLDSKQTSAGISLYNMTNEYSDYGGTGYSYNQVRSTYDRKRRGFDLTLGRPQGEYVTNYITLRNRRDDYVKFVSGPVDYKAAAGGSNYDANYNDQYLRDNFGLTRSITLSRVLDSRDNVFNPTEGTRFLVMAEFAGKGLGGDFSFNKYTVEDRNYFKVGREQVIAVRLMAGYADGRMPDSGKFYVGGSDTLRGYNDEQFKGNKMLAATAEYRFPVVKKVEGVVFGDLGNAWDGEGYKLDDLKTSIGVGVRVTTPLGPIRLDYARGKDGGKAHFSFGGQF; translated from the coding sequence ATGAAAGCGAGGAGGCACTTCGGGCACCTGTTACTTTCAGCTGTCATTGCGCTAGGAATCGTGCTCGGCTCCGCCGCCCCAAGCCATGCTGCCGACCTTACCGGGAAACGGGTCACCGCCGTAAGCGTCTCCGGCAACACCAGCGTGCCGGATGGCGATATCATGGCGGTGGTCAAGCTTAAACCCGGCGACACGCTCAGTGCCGACAAGGTCCAGCAAGATCTGCGGGCGATTTACGAGCTTGGCAACTTTTTTGACGTAGTATCCAACTTCACCGAAGTACCGGAAGGCGTAAAAGTGGTCTATACGGTAATGGAAAACCCTGCCCTGAAAGACATCGTCGTCAAGGGCAATTCCAAGGTATCTACCGCCAAGATCAAGAGTATGCTGACGGTAAACACGGGCAAGGTGCTCAACACCAAGGCCTTGAACGAAAATGCCCGTATTATCGAGACCTACTACCACGACCAGGGCTATGTGCTGGCGCGGGTAAGCGACGTAGCCATGACCCCCGGTGGGGTGCTGACCATCACCATCAACGAAGGGATGCTCGAAGGGATCACGGTCAAAGGCAATGAAAAGACCAAAACCTACGTCATCACCCGCGAGATGAAGGTCAAGCCCGGCGACACTTTCAACGTCAAGGACGCCCGCCGGAGTATGCAGAAAGTGTACAACCTCGGCTACTTCGAGGACGTCAACATGAAGCTCAACCCTGGCAAGCAGCCTAACTCCGTCATCCTCGAGACCAACGTCGTCGAGCAGAAAACCGGCGTGTTTTCCATCGGCGGCGGCTACAGCCAGAGCGACGGACTTGTCGGAATTATTGAGCTCGGCGACAACAACTTCCGTGGCACCGGCGACAAGGCCAAGATCCACTGGGAGTTCGGCGGCAGCGGCAATGACGGCAGGAACTACGAACTGTCCTACACCCGCCCCTGGCTGGACAGCAAGCAGACATCGGCCGGCATCTCCCTGTACAACATGACCAACGAGTACAGCGATTACGGTGGTACAGGGTACAGCTACAATCAAGTCCGGTCGACCTACGACCGCAAGCGCAGGGGCTTCGACCTCACGCTGGGTCGGCCGCAGGGTGAGTATGTGACGAACTACATCACCCTGAGAAACCGCCGCGACGATTACGTCAAATTCGTCTCCGGCCCGGTCGACTACAAGGCGGCTGCTGGCGGGTCCAACTATGACGCCAACTACAATGACCAGTATCTCAGGGACAACTTCGGCCTGACCCGCAGCATCACGCTGTCGCGCGTTCTCGATTCCCGCGACAACGTCTTCAACCCCACCGAAGGGACGAGGTTCCTGGTGATGGCCGAGTTCGCCGGCAAGGGTCTCGGCGGCGATTTCAGCTTCAACAAGTACACCGTCGAAGACCGCAACTACTTCAAGGTCGGCCGTGAACAGGTCATCGCCGTCCGCCTGATGGCAGGCTACGCCGACGGCCGGATGCCCGACAGCGGCAAATTCTACGTCGGCGGTTCCGACACCCTCCGCGGCTACAACGACGAGCAGTTCAAAGGCAACAAGATGCTGGCGGCTACGGCCGAATACCGTTTCCCGGTTGTCAAGAAAGTTGAAGGCGTAGTCTTCGGCGATCTCGGCAACGCCTGGGACGGCGAAGGCTATAAGCTCGACGATCTCAAAACCAGCATCGGCGTCGGTGTTCGCGTCACTACCCCCCTCGGCCCGATCAGGCTCGATTATGCCCGGGGTAAGGATGGCGGCAAGGCGCACTTCAGCTTCGGCGGCCAATTCTAA
- a CDS encoding OmpH family outer membrane protein — translation MLKIEKKQVKIISVAIAAVFMLSVFGIAVSQTGTTQAAAASNVGKVNYDDLVRSHPDFAKFAETMKSEQELAQKDFDAKAPSLANDKERQEYFVQLQQRLGMKQAELLKPIEEKVMATIKEVADTRGLAVVMPVGMVVYGGQDITDDVKKKLGGK, via the coding sequence TTGCTCAAAATCGAGAAAAAACAGGTTAAGATCATCTCCGTAGCTATCGCCGCGGTGTTTATGCTTAGTGTCTTTGGCATAGCGGTGTCCCAGACCGGCACCACGCAGGCAGCAGCAGCCTCCAACGTCGGCAAGGTAAATTACGATGATCTCGTAAGATCCCATCCCGACTTTGCGAAATTCGCCGAAACCATGAAATCCGAACAGGAACTTGCCCAGAAGGATTTCGACGCCAAAGCGCCCTCGCTGGCCAACGACAAAGAAAGACAAGAATACTTCGTGCAGCTCCAGCAGCGCCTGGGCATGAAACAGGCCGAACTCCTGAAACCGATTGAAGAAAAGGTTATGGCCACCATCAAAGAAGTGGCCGACACAAGGGGACTCGCGGTCGTTATGCCGGTCGGCATGGTGGTCTACGGCGGCCAGGACATCACCGACGACGTCAAGAAGAAGCTCGGCGGCAAATAA
- a CDS encoding OmpH family outer membrane protein, producing MRNRKSLLLAVAVIVAAALMLGGCSSGPGAVGILDVNKVMSDSPKVKQFQEQLNTKAKELSDQLEKDKASLSADEFQKKQEAAYGDFLKIKQDLEGQVDAAIKQSVDAVAKEKKLGVILYKNSVAQGGTDITDEVIKRMQ from the coding sequence ATGCGAAATAGAAAAAGTCTGCTTTTGGCGGTCGCAGTAATCGTCGCTGCGGCCCTGATGCTCGGCGGTTGCTCCAGCGGACCGGGCGCCGTCGGCATCCTCGACGTCAACAAGGTAATGAGCGACAGCCCCAAGGTCAAACAGTTTCAGGAACAACTCAACACCAAAGCCAAGGAACTCAGCGACCAACTGGAGAAAGACAAAGCCAGCCTCAGCGCCGACGAGTTCCAGAAAAAGCAAGAAGCCGCCTACGGTGACTTCCTGAAGATCAAGCAGGATCTCGAAGGCCAGGTTGACGCCGCCATCAAGCAGTCCGTCGACGCGGTCGCCAAGGAGAAGAAGCTGGGAGTAATTCTGTACAAAAACAGCGTCGCTCAGGGCGGCACCGACATCACCGACGAAGTAATCAAACGGATGCAATAA
- the lpxD gene encoding UDP-3-O-(3-hydroxymyristoyl)glucosamine N-acyltransferase: MAKRLSEIAALVEGMVLGESDPEIAGVTNIEDAGPRDITFAVPPHMDKAAASKAAAVIVPGDTATYPKPAIRVANPRVAFTKVLELFTPPTVVPRGVHPSAVVGRGVQLGANVAVMAQVVVADGAVIGDNTVLYPHTYVGEAARIGGDSILYPGVTVYAGCRLGERAIVHSGAVIGSDGFGFVTIEGRHHKVPQVGNVIIEDDVEIGANVTIDRATTGSTVVRRGTKIDNLVHLAHNVVIGENCFLVAFTGIAGSTKVGNNVIFAGQSGAVGHITIGDNCIFAGKSGAAGDVPPNSFYAGFPARPHKEWLRAEAAVRRLPELAKQVQALEKRLAELEKQGK; the protein is encoded by the coding sequence TTGGCTAAAAGGCTGAGTGAAATCGCCGCCCTGGTAGAGGGTATGGTGCTGGGGGAATCCGATCCCGAAATCGCCGGCGTCACCAACATCGAGGACGCCGGACCCCGCGACATCACCTTCGCCGTACCGCCCCATATGGACAAGGCCGCAGCGTCCAAGGCGGCAGCGGTCATAGTGCCGGGCGACACAGCAACGTATCCCAAGCCGGCTATCCGGGTGGCGAACCCCCGGGTAGCCTTTACTAAGGTATTGGAACTTTTTACCCCGCCCACGGTAGTGCCGCGGGGCGTTCACCCCAGCGCCGTCGTCGGCCGGGGCGTACAGCTCGGGGCCAACGTCGCCGTCATGGCCCAGGTCGTCGTCGCCGACGGCGCCGTCATCGGCGACAACACCGTCCTCTATCCCCACACCTATGTAGGCGAGGCCGCCAGAATCGGCGGCGACAGCATCCTCTATCCGGGGGTGACCGTCTACGCCGGCTGCCGCCTGGGAGAGCGGGCGATCGTTCACAGCGGCGCGGTCATCGGCTCCGACGGCTTCGGGTTTGTCACCATCGAAGGCCGCCACCACAAAGTGCCGCAGGTCGGCAACGTCATCATCGAAGATGACGTCGAGATCGGCGCCAACGTAACCATCGACCGGGCCACGACCGGCTCGACGGTCGTCAGGCGCGGCACCAAGATCGACAACCTTGTCCATCTGGCGCATAACGTCGTCATCGGCGAAAACTGCTTCCTGGTCGCCTTCACCGGCATCGCCGGCAGCACCAAGGTCGGCAACAACGTTATTTTCGCCGGTCAGAGCGGCGCGGTCGGACATATCACCATCGGCGACAACTGCATCTTCGCCGGCAAGTCAGGGGCCGCCGGCGACGTCCCGCCCAACTCCTTCTACGCCGGCTTCCCCGCAAGGCCCCACAAGGAATGGCTGCGGGCTGAAGCGGCCGTGCGCAGGCTGCCGGAGCTGGCGAAGCAGGTGCAGGCGCTGGAGAAACGCCTCGCAGAACTGGAAAAACAAGGGAAATAA
- a CDS encoding YjbH domain-containing protein, producing MRKIVFGVLCALIVSTATALAAPSVNGSTGQINNPSADVLREGQFAAGYYHLKDGGVGVFNIGLLPNLEMGVAGFRYDDSSFNKTHVNAKLGLLPETILTPGVSVGVEDIAGSRSRSYYAVASKALPLGFRIHAGVGNGRFDGTFAALEKTINPISVLTGNNAFPATTLIAEFDGRRMNYGARMSIVPGLKVDAGWRDHSAYFGVSFTN from the coding sequence ATGAGGAAAATAGTATTCGGCGTCCTGTGCGCCCTTATCGTCTCCACCGCCACAGCCTTAGCTGCGCCTTCGGTCAACGGCTCCACCGGCCAAATCAACAACCCGTCGGCCGACGTACTCCGCGAAGGCCAATTCGCGGCGGGGTACTACCATCTCAAAGACGGCGGAGTCGGCGTTTTCAACATCGGCCTGCTGCCCAACCTCGAAATGGGTGTGGCCGGCTTCCGCTACGACGACAGCAGCTTCAACAAGACGCACGTCAACGCCAAACTCGGCCTGCTGCCCGAGACAATCCTCACACCAGGGGTGTCGGTCGGCGTCGAAGACATAGCCGGCTCACGCTCGCGCTCTTACTACGCTGTCGCCTCCAAGGCACTGCCGTTAGGCTTCCGCATTCACGCCGGCGTAGGCAACGGCCGTTTCGACGGCACCTTCGCCGCCCTCGAGAAAACCATCAACCCGATCAGCGTGCTCACCGGCAACAACGCCTTCCCGGCCACAACCCTTATCGCCGAATTCGACGGCCGCCGCATGAACTACGGTGCCAGGATGTCGATCGTCCCGGGGCTCAAGGTCGACGCCGGCTGGCGGGACCATTCAGCCTACTTCGGCGTAAGCTTCACCAACTAG
- a CDS encoding lysophospholipid acyltransferase family protein, translated as MQYYIVKLICRLLCLLPAGVRNRIGDLIGEALWPLVPGKRRKMAVANVMASLGLDAQGALAIVKSSSVRFGRMFMEILAVPKLTRENIGTFVTLRGREHFDQAFAHGKGVIIAAAHSGNWELIGPALALYGYPLVGVAQRQTNAAMDKLINEIRTSTGMHITYKSGVREMIAFLSEGKAIGLIMDQDAREQGVFAEFFGRIASTPQGPAALSRMKGSMIVPTFITANADGTHTVIFHPPLATEKTDDRDRDFLAITRKLNAILEDHIRAHPHEWFWLHNRWKTKPPAENASQES; from the coding sequence ATGCAGTACTACATCGTCAAGCTGATATGCCGGCTGCTCTGCCTGCTGCCCGCCGGAGTGCGCAACAGAATAGGCGACCTCATCGGCGAAGCCCTGTGGCCGCTAGTGCCCGGTAAGCGCCGCAAAATGGCCGTCGCCAACGTCATGGCCAGCCTGGGGCTGGACGCTCAGGGCGCCCTCGCCATCGTCAAAAGCAGTTCCGTCCGTTTCGGCCGCATGTTCATGGAAATACTGGCTGTCCCCAAACTGACCAGGGAAAATATCGGCACCTTCGTAACCCTTCGCGGCCGGGAACACTTCGACCAGGCTTTCGCCCACGGCAAGGGAGTCATCATAGCCGCCGCCCACAGCGGCAACTGGGAACTCATCGGCCCGGCGCTCGCCCTTTACGGCTACCCGCTCGTCGGTGTCGCCCAGCGGCAGACCAACGCCGCCATGGACAAGCTGATCAACGAAATCCGCACCTCTACCGGCATGCATATCACCTATAAAAGCGGCGTCCGCGAAATGATCGCCTTCCTCAGCGAAGGAAAGGCCATCGGCCTGATAATGGACCAGGACGCCCGAGAACAGGGAGTGTTCGCCGAATTTTTCGGACGCATCGCCTCCACGCCCCAGGGACCGGCCGCGCTGAGCCGGATGAAAGGCTCGATGATCGTGCCCACCTTCATCACCGCCAACGCCGACGGCACCCACACCGTCATCTTCCACCCGCCACTGGCAACAGAAAAGACTGACGACCGCGACCGCGACTTCCTCGCCATCACCCGCAAGCTCAACGCCATCCTCGAAGACCACATCCGCGCTCATCCCCACGAATGGTTCTGGCTCCACAACCGCTGGAAAACCAAGCCGCCGGCCGAGAACGCGTCCCAAGAATCATAG